Genomic DNA from Deltaproteobacteria bacterium:
CTGTGGCTTTTGGATCCATCATTTTACCCGCACACCGGAAACTTAAATGGATAGTTATGCAGCGCCTCACCGCCGCCGGGTTTCACCACAACGGCAGCGCCGAGCTGCAAGCCGGCTTTGAAATCTTTCGTGATCGGGTTGGGCTGGATGACGTGGACCATGTTTTGTTCCAGCGTCCATTTCTCTAAAGGATGTGCCGCTGATCTTGTTCCTAGCTCGGGGGATTTGCCCGCTTCGCCGTGGAAGACGCTATCATAGCTGGTGAAGCCGGCCTCTTCGATGGCCGACGTTGCGGCGATGATTTGCTCGCTGGTCGTGCCGGGCTTGCAGATCTTGCGCACACTTTCGTAGCATTCATGCGCCGCATCGAAGAGCTGGCGGTAGGTCGGTGTCGGCTCTTTGCCGATGGCAAACGGTCGGTGAATCTGCGTCGAATAGCCCCAGTAGCTCACGGTCAGTTCGGTGATGACCACACTGCCTCGCTGCAGCACGCGCGAGGTTTGCCGTTGCCAGGGGACGAAGCGATCGGGGTTGTCCATGTTGGTCGTCGCAATGAAATGAATGCCGGGATCGCCGCCTTGTTTGATGTAGGCACTGTAGACGATCGACAGAACTTCTTGCTCGGTGAGTCCGGGGCGCAAATTGTTTTCCAACGCTTCGCAGGCGAGATCGGTGAGATCGCCGCTCTTGCGCAGGTAAGCCAACTCTTCTTCGCTGCGCACGCGCCGGATGCGGCCGAACTGCGGGCCAAACTCGACGAACTCCGCTGCGGGAAACTGCTTCTGCAATTCGGTCACGTGGCCGTAGGACATGGCGCGCATGCTGACGAGACCGATCTTGCTTTTGGTCAAGCCACGTTTTTTGATCTCTTCGACAATCGTCGGCATGGGCGTCGGCCCGTACCAGCGCACGTCATCGACAATCGATTGCGCCTTGGCACAGGGTTGGTGATTGAAAAAATGGATGAAGACCGTAGCGTCACCCTGGCGCGGAAACAGCAGCCAGCAGGGCGACTGCGGCAAATAATTCGCCAGGTAGGAGACCTCCGACGAGCCGCGCGCGCCGGCAATAAAAATTGCCTCTATGTCGTCTCTCTGCATCGCGGCGCGAATGGCGCCGTAGCGGCGGCCGTACTCGGCTTCGGAGAAGCGGGGAAAAAGATTGTCTGCCATCGTCGGTCCTTTCGGTTTCGCTGCAATCGAATTTGCCTCGAATTTGATCGAGTGTGTATCAATTCAGCTGCCAGATGGCAAAGTTCAAGGCTGTGGCAAAAGCCACCCACAGTGCATAGGGAACAAAAAGCCACGCGGCGACCACGTTGGCATGGCGCGCCTGGGCGATAAAAATGACGATTGCGATCAGCAAAAGAATGATGTCGATCAGCGCGAGCCCCGGCCGTTGGAGACCAAAAAATAGAAAGGACCAAAGTCCATTCAAGATTAGCTGAGTGCCCCAAAGCCACATCGATTGTAACTTGGCCGGGCTCTTGGAGCGCCAAACGAGCCAACCGGCAACGGCGATGCCGATGTAGAGTGCGGTCCATACAGGGCCGAAAAGCCAGTTGGGCGGTGTCCACGCGGGCTTCTGCAGGGCGGTATACCAGGGACCTGGACCGAACTGAGTGCCGATCAAAGCAGCGAGAAAAACCAAAACAACAAAGACGACCAAAGACGACCAAAGACGACCAAAGACGACCAAAGACATATGCCGCTCTCCTGGCCCATGAGTATTTGAACTGATCTAGATTTTGCGGAGCGCGCGCAGCTGTTGCAAGACCTGTTCGAATGCCTCCGGTTGTGCCTTGGAAGCCGCGGTTTTGTAGAGGGCGTAGCGATGGTGAGCCGGCCACAGGTTCCATTCTTCCGCGCTTACGCTCGCCTGCAATTCGGCGCTTTTCTGCGCCACCGCTGCGGGCACCTTCCCGGCCTCCCAAACACCAGCGTCCATGGCTGCAAGTTTTTCCACTGTCGACCCGCGATGCTTTTTTGAAAGGAAGCTCAAATATTCGGCGAAGACCAGCTGCTCCTCTTCGGTATCGCAGGGGAGGTGGCAGAGAACTTGGCGCTCTTCCAGGTCAAAGGCAAGCCAATCTTTGAGTGAAAGTTTCATGCCCGTCACGTCAAGTTTCCGTCGCACGTCGAGAGGCAAACGGCTGAGTTTCGGATAAAACTCCGCTTCGTATCGATATTTGTGAAACATAAGACCGGTTGCCTTCAGCTGTTGAGAAAAGTATTTTCCTCAACGATTGAGGTAAGTCAAACTAAAAGAGCTAAAATGTGAGGGACGGCGCTCGGGCAATTACCGGGCGAAAAGGAGTGGGCGGTGCGCTGTGCTAATGGTCGGTGGTCAGTGGTTTGACTTGAACCGGACGCGAGGCTTTCGCCTCGACCGTTGCAGGAGATTGCTCCGTAAGCAAGATCGGTTTCGCGCGCAGGCTAAGGCGCAGCCAGTTGCGCAGATTTTGAAATCCCATGGTGCGTCGCTTCGGCGGCACATCGGGTATGAGAATCTTTTTCGTTCTGCGCATTTTTCGTTACCTGAAAGAAAAATCGGTCATGTCAGCGCAGACTTTAGTCAGGTGATGGTTTAGATTACGTTATAGCTATGCAACACCAACCCAATTCCAGCGGTGTCCCGCGTCCTCCTGAAGCCGAGGGGTTTTTCACGGGCGTGCAGGTACGCCCGTTGATCCTCGGTGTGGTCGTCGACTACATCGCAACCTATTTCGTGATCTACAGCTATTTCTTTATCTACTGGGCCAATCAGGCCGGAGGTCAGAAACCGCCATCGCCCGAGGCGATCACGCAGTACATGCAGAGCTATGAGGGCATGATGATCACACTAACCCTCGGAGCTTTGGGCACACTGATCGGCGGTTTTGCCGCGGGGCTCAAGGCCGATTCTCACGAGATCAAGCATGGCGCGTTTGTCGGTTTGGGTTCTTTGACGTTGTCCTTTATCGAGCAACAAATGGCCGGCGGGGAGCTTCGGCCGATGCCCGAATGGATGCGCGCTGTGTCGATATTGTCGATCATTCCTGCGGGGGCGTTGGGTGGCATGTTTGCAAGCTTGCTCAAAGGTAGAAGATCGTAGCCACGGCATTTTGAATCAAAGGAAAGCGCGTTGCGAGAAGCAAAACAATTTCGTCGCGCGGTGCCCGGCGACTACGCCGACATCGTCCGCCTCAACACCGAGAACTTTATCGCCAATCTCTCCGCCGAGGAGCGCGGCGACGGTTTTTTGTCAGCGGTTTTCACCATCGAGCAGGTGGCTGCCATGGCGAGCGATTTGGGCATCATGATCGCCTTGGACGGCGGCGCGGTCGTTGGCTTTGTCTGTGCATTCCGCAACGACTTCGACCACGGCTCGCCCGTCGTCGCGAAGATGATCGAGTCCTATGACCGGGCGAGGTTCGAGGGCAAGCTGCTTACCGAATACCAAACCTACGCCTACGGTCCTGTCTGTATCGACCGACGCTATCGTCGCCAGGGTCTGCTGCGCGGCCTCTATGAAGCGCAGAGAAACGATCTTGCCGGACAATTTGAAGTCGGGGTCGCGCTGATTGCCCGCGATAATCCGCACTCGATGGAGGCCCATGTCAAAGGGTTGGACATGATTGAAGTGGGGGAGTTTGAGGTGAACGGCAAGGTCTTCGCGACGGTGGCGTTTCGTCTGCCGGCGAAGAGCTAAGGGCTAAGCGGTAAGCGCAAAGAGCGCTTGCGGTTTGCTGCGATCCCTTGCGCAAATCTGTGCGCTTCCATAGAATCGGGCGTCATTTGGGGCGAATAACAATTCATTCGAAAGGAACATTGACCAATGGATGCTGATGCCAAGAAAACTGCGCTGCGCATGATACCCTACGGGATTTACGTTCTGACTTCGGAGGGCAAGGACGGCAAGGTTGCCGCGGCAACCGTCAATTGGGTGACTCAGACCGCCTTCCAGCCTCCGCTGGTGGTCGTCGGCGTGAAGACCGATTCCGGCGCCCATGCAATCATCAAA
This window encodes:
- a CDS encoding aminopeptidase P family protein is translated as MADNLFPRFSEAEYGRRYGAIRAAMQRDDIEAIFIAGARGSSEVSYLANYLPQSPCWLLFPRQGDATVFIHFFNHQPCAKAQSIVDDVRWYGPTPMPTIVEEIKKRGLTKSKIGLVSMRAMSYGHVTELQKQFPAAEFVEFGPQFGRIRRVRSEEELAYLRKSGDLTDLACEALENNLRPGLTEQEVLSIVYSAYIKQGGDPGIHFIATTNMDNPDRFVPWQRQTSRVLQRGSVVITELTVSYWGYSTQIHRPFAIGKEPTPTYRQLFDAAHECYESVRKICKPGTTSEQIIAATSAIEEAGFTSYDSVFHGEAGKSPELGTRSAAHPLEKWTLEQNMVHVIQPNPITKDFKAGLQLGAAVVVKPGGGEALHNYPFKFPVCG
- a CDS encoding tryptophan-rich sensory protein; its protein translation is MSLVVFGRLWSSLVVFVVLVFLAALIGTQFGPGPWYTALQKPAWTPPNWLFGPVWTALYIGIAVAGWLVWRSKSPAKLQSMWLWGTQLILNGLWSFLFFGLQRPGLALIDIILLLIAIVIFIAQARHANVVAAWLFVPYALWVAFATALNFAIWQLN